From Brochothrix thermosphacta DSM 20171 = FSL F6-1036, a single genomic window includes:
- a CDS encoding Mur ligase family protein translates to MSLRSKMAAVVGKTVYMTVQTLTKGGSSFPGRVALKLDPTVLEEISKNYEVIIVTGTNGKTVTSALMHNVLKQLDPDTISNTTGANMLQGITSTFLKNYQPGRKEKCHAILEVDEASLVSITEYVKPHAIVFTNVFRDQLDRYGEVYTTLKLMLDGARLTPETKLFVNGDAPIFHDLDVPNPVTYFGFDIEKGEAQEAQINATATLCPHCKKPLKYNFITYNNLGDYYCETCDYKRPELTYRLNEVTRLTDQEADVQIDNDPYHLTVGGLYNSYNALSAYAIGREFGLSTEQLQRGLVLDQAVFGRQEAVMVGDKRVHVILVKNPVGFNQAIETIALHEKEFSLFLLMNNHYADGIDVSWIWDVNFEKLAEMPIPSYSVGGERYYDLGVRLNVAGIPEDEIGIVPTIDGLIEAIQKEKTDDVYVLTTYTAMLRFREELYKNNMLKGKW, encoded by the coding sequence ATGTCACTACGTAGTAAAATGGCAGCTGTGGTCGGGAAAACCGTCTACATGACAGTGCAGACATTAACCAAAGGAGGAAGCAGTTTTCCAGGCCGTGTTGCGCTGAAACTTGATCCGACTGTGTTAGAAGAAATCTCTAAAAATTATGAAGTGATAATTGTTACCGGTACAAATGGTAAAACAGTAACGTCAGCTTTGATGCATAATGTATTGAAACAACTTGATCCTGATACGATTTCGAACACAACAGGGGCTAATATGTTACAAGGAATTACCTCAACATTTTTGAAAAATTATCAACCAGGTCGCAAAGAAAAATGTCATGCTATTTTAGAAGTAGATGAAGCAAGTCTTGTGAGTATTACTGAGTATGTAAAACCACATGCGATTGTTTTTACCAATGTATTCCGCGATCAACTTGATCGTTATGGTGAAGTCTATACGACATTAAAATTAATGCTTGATGGCGCTCGTTTAACGCCTGAAACAAAATTATTTGTAAATGGTGATGCACCGATCTTCCATGATTTAGATGTACCGAATCCAGTAACTTATTTTGGTTTTGACATTGAAAAAGGTGAAGCACAAGAAGCGCAAATCAATGCAACCGCTACTTTGTGTCCACATTGTAAAAAACCATTAAAATATAACTTTATTACTTATAATAATCTTGGAGATTACTATTGTGAAACATGTGATTATAAACGTCCAGAACTGACGTATCGCTTGAATGAAGTGACGCGTTTAACGGACCAAGAAGCGGATGTTCAAATTGATAATGACCCTTACCACTTAACTGTCGGAGGCTTGTATAATAGCTATAATGCTTTATCGGCTTATGCAATTGGACGTGAATTTGGTTTATCAACAGAGCAACTTCAACGAGGATTAGTCCTTGATCAAGCTGTTTTTGGACGTCAAGAAGCCGTAATGGTTGGTGACAAACGAGTACATGTTATTTTAGTTAAAAACCCTGTTGGGTTTAATCAAGCGATTGAAACGATTGCTTTGCATGAGAAGGAGTTCTCATTGTTCTTACTGATGAACAACCATTATGCAGATGGTATTGACGTGAGTTGGATTTGGGATGTTAATTTTGAAAAATTAGCTGAAATGCCAATCCCAAGTTATAGTGTAGGTGGCGAACGTTATTACGATTTAGGTGTGCGTTTGAATGTTGCTGGAATTCCAGAAGATGAAATTGGCATTGTACCGACAATCGATGGTTTAATCGAAGCGATTCAAAAAGAAAAAACAGATGATGTCTACGTATTAACAACGTACACAGCAATGTTGCGTTTCCGTGAAGAGCTGTACAAAAATAACATGTTGAAAGGAAAGTGGTAA
- a CDS encoding type 1 glutamine amidotransferase yields MSLTMCHLYANLLNTYGDNGNLLVLKHRANARGIAFDIETISLDQPFDGDKYDMVFIGGGQDYEQLLVAKDLQTKKAALTAYIENNKVMLAICGGYQMLGQYYMDADGNRIDGISVMPHYTVNGDERFIGDVILHNKTFDEKYVGFENHGGRTYLGEGQQPLAMVEKGRGNNGEDGTEGTIYKNTFGSYLHGALLANNADLADRLLLNALQTKYPELAELPPLVSKFQAKAKAERLLGRDATDK; encoded by the coding sequence ATGTCATTAACAATGTGTCATCTTTACGCCAACCTGTTAAATACGTATGGCGATAATGGCAATTTATTAGTGCTTAAACATCGTGCGAATGCGCGCGGTATTGCTTTCGATATCGAAACAATCAGCTTGGATCAACCATTTGATGGCGATAAATACGATATGGTTTTTATTGGTGGCGGTCAAGATTATGAACAACTATTAGTAGCAAAAGATTTACAAACAAAAAAAGCAGCCTTAACAGCCTACATTGAGAATAATAAAGTGATGTTAGCTATTTGTGGTGGCTATCAAATGTTGGGTCAATATTACATGGACGCTGATGGCAATCGTATCGATGGTATTAGTGTGATGCCACACTATACGGTGAATGGCGACGAACGTTTTATCGGTGATGTAATTTTACACAATAAAACGTTTGACGAAAAATATGTTGGCTTTGAAAATCATGGGGGACGTACATACCTTGGTGAAGGTCAACAACCGTTGGCAATGGTTGAAAAAGGACGAGGCAACAACGGTGAAGATGGTACAGAAGGAACGATTTATAAAAATACATTTGGTTCGTATTTACATGGTGCATTGTTAGCAAATAATGCGGATTTAGCTGACCGTTTATTATTAAATGCGTTACAAACGAAATATCCTGAATTAGCGGAATTACCACCGTTAGTAAGTAAATTCCAGGCAAAAGCGAAAGCCGAACGTCTATTGGGACGAGATGCTACAGATAAGTAA
- a CDS encoding o-succinylbenzoate--CoA ligase — MFVNNWLSQRVEQSPTASALIYDNETTTFRELGKRVWSIAGKLQTVISPGQHVALLGENNRAMYELILALQQIGAVTVFINNRLTASEINYQLEQSDTTQLLYADNFKELVAVLDLAQRPALSFVSLEKLTAPAMIPNKTVSLKATASMMFTSGSTGHPKAVQQTYGNHLASAMGTAMTNALGVGDCWYCAVPLFHISGLSIMMRSLLFGTAVMLEQKFDAFRLGLLLTEGTITHASVVTTMLHRLLDTTSSTYRCHPAVKVVLLGGGPVTKELLAACQERNIPVIPSYGMTETAAQAVAMPLDKVADKLGSAGLPLFQTQLRINKGTEAADTVGDIWLKGANITPGYYGKQSTDFQNGWFRTGDVGYLDNEGFLYVKERAGDLIISGGENIYPTEIEHVLLGHPAIKEIAVVGVPNEQWTQVPVAYIVTDKAVTEAELAHFLKNKLAKYKWPQAYYHVEKLPRTATGKIQRHLLRQQ; from the coding sequence ATGTTTGTGAATAATTGGTTAAGCCAAAGGGTGGAACAGTCACCCACAGCCAGTGCACTTATTTATGATAACGAAACAACGACCTTCCGTGAATTAGGGAAACGTGTGTGGTCAATAGCGGGGAAATTACAAACAGTTATTTCTCCGGGACAACACGTGGCGTTGCTAGGTGAAAATAATCGTGCAATGTATGAGCTAATATTGGCATTACAACAAATCGGAGCGGTAACCGTTTTTATTAATAACCGCTTAACCGCCTCTGAAATTAACTATCAATTAGAGCAAAGTGATACAACACAACTCCTTTATGCAGATAACTTCAAAGAGTTGGTTGCCGTGCTAGATTTAGCACAGCGACCTGCTCTTTCGTTTGTATCGTTAGAGAAGTTAACCGCACCTGCGATGATACCAAATAAAACGGTATCTTTAAAGGCGACAGCATCCATGATGTTTACGTCAGGCTCGACGGGTCATCCTAAAGCGGTGCAACAAACCTACGGAAACCATCTCGCATCAGCAATGGGAACCGCCATGACAAACGCTTTAGGAGTGGGTGATTGTTGGTACTGTGCGGTGCCCTTGTTTCACATAAGTGGTTTATCAATTATGATGCGCTCATTATTGTTTGGTACGGCTGTGATGCTAGAACAAAAATTTGATGCGTTTCGCCTCGGTTTATTATTAACCGAAGGTACCATTACGCATGCGTCAGTTGTAACAACAATGTTGCATCGACTGCTTGATACAACATCATCAACCTATCGTTGTCACCCAGCAGTTAAAGTAGTATTGCTTGGTGGTGGACCGGTGACAAAAGAATTATTAGCAGCCTGCCAAGAACGAAATATTCCAGTCATACCTTCATACGGTATGACAGAAACCGCAGCACAAGCTGTTGCAATGCCTTTGGACAAAGTTGCTGATAAATTAGGTTCTGCAGGTTTGCCGCTTTTTCAAACGCAATTGCGTATTAATAAGGGAACTGAAGCCGCTGATACTGTCGGTGATATTTGGCTCAAAGGTGCTAATATTACACCAGGCTACTATGGTAAACAATCAACTGATTTTCAAAACGGATGGTTTAGAACAGGCGATGTCGGTTACCTTGATAACGAAGGCTTTTTATATGTAAAAGAACGTGCGGGTGATTTGATTATTTCTGGTGGCGAGAATATTTACCCCACTGAAATTGAACATGTACTTTTGGGTCATCCTGCAATAAAGGAAATTGCTGTTGTCGGTGTTCCAAATGAGCAATGGACACAAGTGCCTGTTGCCTACATTGTTACAGATAAAGCAGTGACAGAAGCTGAACTCGCTCACTTTTTGAAGAATAAACTAGCAAAATATAAATGGCCACAGGCCTATTATCACGTAGAAAAGTTACCACGAACAGCTACGGGTAAGATACAACGCCACTTGTTGCGTCAACAATAG